A single region of the Melioribacteraceae bacterium 4301-Me genome encodes:
- a CDS encoding outer membrane lipoprotein carrier protein LolA, whose product MIIRSLILFFISTLLFPQSGKSILTKLQQKYSNIKTFSASFQQKIKGQNNFEVNAKGKFYYSQKNKFIIEFNNQVIVSDGNTVWNYNKKSKQVIISSITDEPTSLSIDRIIYDYPSICNVTLEKNSDKNPAFTVLMLTPKDEDAPFKDVKIWVTQDYLINKLEISDLSGSTFIFELSNIELNKDLSNMDFVFTPPKGVRVIDLR is encoded by the coding sequence ATGATAATTCGAAGCTTAATCCTTTTTTTCATTTCGACACTTTTATTCCCCCAGTCTGGTAAATCTATTCTAACTAAACTTCAACAGAAATATTCCAACATTAAAACTTTTTCCGCATCTTTCCAGCAAAAAATTAAAGGACAAAACAACTTCGAAGTAAATGCTAAAGGTAAATTTTATTACTCGCAAAAAAATAAGTTTATCATTGAATTTAATAATCAAGTTATTGTTAGTGACGGCAATACCGTGTGGAATTACAACAAAAAGAGCAAACAAGTTATAATAAGCTCAATTACTGATGAGCCGACTTCTTTATCTATTGATCGAATAATTTATGACTATCCTTCAATCTGCAATGTTACATTGGAAAAAAATTCTGATAAGAATCCTGCTTTTACAGTCTTAATGTTAACCCCAAAAGACGAAGACGCTCCTTTTAAGGATGTAAAGATATGGGTTACTCAAGATTATTTAATTAATAAATTAGAAATCAGTGATTTAAGTGGAAGTACATTTATTTTCGAATTGAGCAACATAGAACTGAATAAAGACTTATCAAATATGGATTTTGTTTTCACCCCCCCTAAAGGAGTACGTGTTATTGATCTTAGATAA
- a CDS encoding lysylphosphatidylglycerol synthase transmembrane domain-containing protein: protein MLLILDKINTRSVKKILGFILPLVFTIFFLLLAFQNVDLKKSIWLITNTSLPWLLVFIFIFFFSHFIRAIRWKIIINSIKKETSLLNLFSAVMIGYGVGCVASRLGEVYRGFFLGRWEKLSRTSMFATVVVERIIDMLALGFSCVVSIYIYSGDLLNEVIWLKASLIVAFSVMAVFIALIYLLIVKKESFYNAIVKFVGRFSHKMADFLAKTFTTLLEGFSSIKGIKSYLLILVYSVIIMLLYALNAYIGFYILELENTYTITFGMAWVLMTISAFGVVIPTPGATGSYHLITIFVLTQLYNFNYTESGAYAILTHFISYVSFIVSSLLLLYVVNRRNFKKGIPKENFLSVFRLNMDEK from the coding sequence GTGTTATTGATCTTAGATAAAATAAATACTCGTTCTGTAAAGAAAATTTTAGGATTTATTTTACCGCTGGTCTTTACAATTTTCTTTTTGCTGCTTGCATTTCAAAATGTTGACTTGAAAAAGTCAATCTGGCTAATAACTAATACATCACTTCCTTGGCTTTTGGTTTTTATTTTTATTTTCTTTTTTTCTCATTTTATTAGAGCAATTAGATGGAAAATAATTATTAATTCCATTAAAAAAGAAACATCTTTGCTCAATCTTTTTAGTGCGGTAATGATTGGCTACGGTGTAGGTTGTGTTGCTTCCCGTCTTGGCGAGGTTTATAGAGGTTTTTTTTTAGGCAGATGGGAAAAGTTATCCAGAACGTCAATGTTCGCAACTGTTGTTGTAGAAAGAATTATTGATATGTTGGCACTCGGATTTTCATGTGTAGTAAGTATATATATTTATTCAGGCGACTTGTTAAATGAGGTTATTTGGTTGAAAGCATCACTAATTGTTGCTTTCAGCGTAATGGCTGTTTTTATTGCTCTTATTTATTTATTAATTGTGAAGAAAGAAAGTTTCTATAATGCTATCGTTAAATTTGTTGGGAGGTTTTCACATAAAATGGCTGACTTTTTAGCTAAGACCTTCACAACGCTCTTAGAAGGTTTTAGTAGTATTAAAGGAATTAAAAGTTATTTACTGATTTTAGTTTACTCTGTAATTATTATGCTGCTTTACGCATTAAATGCTTATATCGGTTTTTATATTTTAGAATTAGAGAATACATATACTATTACATTTGGAATGGCTTGGGTATTAATGACAATAAGTGCTTTTGGAGTTGTGATACCTACTCCGGGTGCAACGGGCTCGTATCATCTGATTACAATTTTTGTACTAACGCAGCTATATAATTTTAACTACACGGAAAGCGGTGCATATGCAATATTAACACACTTTATTTCTTATGTTTCTTTTATTGTTTCATCGTTGCTTTTACTATACGTAGTCAATAGAAGGAACTTTAAGAAAGGTATACCAAAAGAAAATTTTCTTTCTGTGTTTAGATTAAATATGGATGAGAAATGA
- the uppP gene encoding undecaprenyl-diphosphatase UppP, translating to MNIIESIFLGVIQGLTEFLPISSTGHLTLAGKLMKLISDTHPEQWTAFIAVIQLGTMIAVFVYFWNDLISIVKDFIWQSLIKRKSFAEQNINSKLGWYLIIGTIPVVIVGLGFKNIIEGAITKNLFVISSSLIVLAIFLAAAEKISSFNKKIENIKWYDALLIGIAQCLALIPGSSRSGTTITAALLLGFERETAAKFSFLLSLPAVLGSGLLELYESLKFIDSSITINLILATIISAAVGYLSIEFLLKYLRKHTTYVFVYYRITIGLLILALILFGVITK from the coding sequence TTGAATATAATTGAGTCAATTTTTTTGGGAGTAATACAAGGACTTACTGAGTTCTTGCCAATCAGCAGTACAGGCCACTTAACTTTAGCTGGCAAATTAATGAAATTAATTTCAGATACTCATCCTGAGCAATGGACTGCATTTATTGCTGTTATTCAGCTTGGTACAATGATTGCCGTTTTTGTTTATTTTTGGAATGACCTTATTAGCATTGTAAAAGATTTTATCTGGCAAAGTTTAATTAAAAGAAAAAGTTTTGCAGAACAAAACATAAATTCTAAATTAGGCTGGTATTTAATTATTGGAACAATTCCAGTTGTAATTGTGGGCTTAGGATTTAAAAACATCATCGAGGGTGCAATTACAAAAAATCTTTTTGTAATTTCTTCGAGTTTAATTGTGCTTGCAATATTTTTAGCAGCAGCTGAAAAAATATCCTCTTTTAATAAAAAGATAGAAAATATTAAGTGGTACGATGCACTTTTAATAGGTATAGCCCAATGCCTTGCTTTAATTCCAGGCTCGTCAAGATCGGGTACCACAATAACAGCGGCTTTGCTTCTTGGATTTGAAAGAGAAACTGCTGCTAAATTTTCTTTTTTGTTGAGTCTTCCGGCTGTTTTAGGAAGTGGATTGTTAGAACTTTACGAGTCACTTAAATTTATAGACTCTTCAATAACAATTAATCTCATATTGGCTACAATTATTTCGGCTGCCGTTGGTTACCTTTCTATTGAGTTTTTATTGAAATATTTACGTAAACATACGACTTACGTTTTTGTTTATTACAGAATTACAATTGGATTGCTAATTCTTGCCCTAATATTATTTGGTGTAATTACTAAATAG
- a CDS encoding peptidylprolyl isomerase codes for MKFVSVLLIFLFIITSGCNNKRNEGEQKINNSSEDKLNELMDTKNGEKLIATVYTTMGNFEIELYPKLTPVTVKNFVGLSLRKYYNGVTFHRVIKDFMIQTGDPTGTGEGGESIYGGEFQDEFNSSLKHDSPGVVSMANSGPNTNTSQFFITVVPTPWLNGKHTIFGRVVKGMDVVFAISKVKTGPMDRPIEPVVIDSIEVVKRK; via the coding sequence ATGAAATTTGTTTCTGTATTATTGATTTTTTTGTTTATTATTACCTCAGGTTGTAATAATAAACGAAACGAAGGCGAACAAAAAATTAATAATAGCAGCGAGGACAAATTGAATGAATTAATGGATACGAAAAATGGTGAGAAACTTATTGCAACAGTCTACACTACAATGGGAAATTTTGAAATTGAACTTTACCCAAAACTTACTCCTGTTACAGTTAAAAACTTTGTTGGACTGTCGTTAAGAAAGTATTATAACGGTGTAACTTTTCATAGAGTAATAAAAGACTTTATGATACAAACAGGCGACCCTACAGGCACTGGTGAAGGGGGGGAAAGTATCTATGGCGGCGAGTTTCAAGATGAATTTAATTCATCGTTGAAACACGATTCACCAGGTGTTGTTTCAATGGCTAATAGTGGACCAAATACTAACACGAGCCAATTTTTCATTACTGTTGTTCCTACACCTTGGTTAAATGGTAAGCATACAATTTTTGGCAGAGTAGTTAAAGGCATGGATGTGGTTTTTGCTATTAGTAAAGTTAAAACGGGACCTATGGATAGACCAATAGAGCCTGTGGTAATTGACTCAATTGAAGTAGTTAAAAGAAAATAA
- a CDS encoding sodium-dependent transporter, whose product MKDPEFFTSRWGLILATLGIAVGTGNIWRFSRIVAQNGGGSFLIPWVIFLLIWSVPLIITEFAIGKLTRYAPVGAFTKTAGSKFTWMGGFVAFVTIAIMFYYSVVTGWCIKYMISAFTGNLFNVSDQLQNWNEFSSSYWPMFFHFISMLLGSGVVYFGVVKGIERTSKFLVITLLVILFVLLFRALTLPNSFEGIKFFFTPQLKYITDYKVWLSALTQNAWDTGAGWGLILTYATYMRQKEDIPLNAALIGFGNNSVSLMAGIIIFSTVFALSSNNAIEQIMQSGPANTGITFIYLPILFSKFSNSYFVNSMFAFLFFLALSFAAISSLISMIELATRTLIDFGLIRKKAVMIVGIAGFLFGLPTSLSLKIFLNQDWVWGVGLLISGAFMAFAVNKFGVDKFRDEIINGIGSDVKVGSWYNFLIKFVIPIEAIILIFWWLISSITWDSEWWNPFHIENAATCIFQWGIVLIVLIILNEKITRQIQRASN is encoded by the coding sequence ATGAAAGATCCTGAGTTTTTTACTTCACGGTGGGGTTTAATTTTAGCAACTTTGGGGATTGCTGTAGGCACTGGTAATATTTGGAGATTTTCGCGGATAGTTGCTCAAAATGGGGGAGGATCATTTCTTATTCCATGGGTTATTTTTCTTCTAATTTGGTCAGTACCTTTAATAATAACAGAGTTCGCAATAGGTAAATTAACAAGATATGCCCCAGTAGGAGCATTTACAAAAACTGCAGGCAGTAAGTTCACATGGATGGGCGGCTTTGTGGCGTTTGTAACTATAGCTATAATGTTCTATTATTCTGTTGTGACTGGTTGGTGTATCAAATACATGATTTCTGCATTCACTGGAAATTTATTTAATGTGAGCGACCAGCTTCAGAATTGGAATGAATTTTCTTCCAGTTATTGGCCAATGTTTTTCCATTTTATCTCTATGCTGTTGGGTTCTGGAGTAGTTTATTTTGGTGTAGTTAAAGGTATAGAAAGAACAAGTAAATTCTTAGTTATTACTTTGCTTGTAATCTTATTTGTCCTTTTATTTCGTGCGTTAACTTTGCCAAATTCTTTTGAAGGTATTAAATTCTTTTTTACACCGCAATTAAAATATATTACTGATTATAAAGTTTGGCTAAGTGCATTAACACAAAATGCATGGGATACCGGCGCTGGCTGGGGCTTGATTTTAACTTATGCAACTTACATGCGGCAAAAAGAAGATATCCCTTTAAATGCAGCATTAATTGGTTTTGGAAATAATTCTGTATCCTTGATGGCAGGTATAATTATTTTTTCTACTGTTTTTGCATTAAGCAGTAATAACGCCATTGAACAAATTATGCAATCAGGTCCTGCAAATACAGGAATTACTTTTATTTATCTTCCAATTCTGTTTTCAAAATTTTCAAATAGTTATTTCGTTAACTCAATGTTTGCTTTCTTATTCTTTCTGGCGCTTTCTTTTGCCGCTATTTCATCATTAATTTCAATGATAGAACTTGCTACGCGAACTTTAATTGATTTTGGTTTAATAAGAAAAAAGGCAGTTATGATAGTTGGTATAGCGGGGTTTTTATTCGGTCTTCCAACCTCTCTTAGCTTAAAAATTTTTTTAAACCAAGATTGGGTTTGGGGTGTCGGTTTACTGATTAGCGGTGCATTTATGGCTTTTGCTGTTAATAAGTTTGGCGTGGATAAGTTTAGAGATGAGATAATTAATGGTATTGGCAGCGATGTAAAAGTAGGCAGCTGGTACAACTTCTTAATTAAATTTGTTATTCCAATAGAGGCAATAATATTAATTTTTTGGTGGCTAATTTCTTCTATTACATGGGATAGTGAATGGTGGAATCCTTTTCATATTGAAAATGCGGCTACGTGTATTTTTCAATGGGGAATAGTATTGATTGTATTAATTATTTTAAACGAAAAAATTACAAGACAAATACAGCGGGCAAGCAATTGA
- the holA gene encoding DNA polymerase III subunit delta → MSKPKIQSVNELPNCLTKKKLQPVFFFFGEDFYSIDNAVKMVLEAVQPLIASEFDKEIISIEKGGKSLSEILDNAYTFPFGGKKRLIIIKNFEKTTDKKLLINYLKQPPEFTILVIAYYDKITDVSKEPFNTLNKFNFIFEAKKPDEDDLSIWIAEKAKENKITISNENAKMLIDIVGNDKFLIEMQLKKIYNFLNEGDEITLEIIQNLASYTKEFSIFDLQDALGKGDKLKALDIAYNLLDNGNEITYILAMLTKFIATVAQSTEMISQNVNDNEASKKIGVSWAYYVNCKKAKYFLSDKHLLNASMALLEADAMVKTMSVDVKTIISMLISNMIKE, encoded by the coding sequence ATGTCTAAACCTAAGATTCAAAGTGTTAATGAACTGCCTAATTGTTTAACAAAAAAGAAATTACAGCCTGTATTTTTTTTCTTCGGGGAAGATTTTTATTCCATTGATAATGCAGTTAAAATGGTACTTGAGGCGGTGCAGCCTTTAATTGCTTCCGAGTTTGATAAAGAGATAATAAGCATAGAAAAGGGAGGAAAAAGCTTAAGCGAAATTTTAGACAACGCCTACACATTTCCTTTTGGCGGTAAGAAAAGATTAATTATTATAAAGAATTTTGAAAAAACAACAGATAAAAAATTGTTAATAAATTATCTTAAGCAACCCCCAGAATTTACTATTCTCGTAATAGCATATTATGATAAAATTACTGACGTTTCTAAAGAACCGTTTAACACGTTAAATAAGTTTAACTTTATCTTTGAAGCAAAAAAACCAGATGAAGATGACCTTTCAATATGGATTGCTGAAAAAGCAAAAGAAAATAAAATTACCATTAGTAACGAAAATGCTAAAATGCTTATTGATATAGTTGGTAATGATAAATTTTTGATAGAAATGCAACTAAAAAAAATTTATAACTTCCTTAACGAGGGAGATGAAATTACATTAGAAATAATACAAAATTTAGCTTCCTATACTAAAGAGTTTTCCATTTTTGATCTTCAAGACGCACTTGGGAAAGGAGATAAACTAAAAGCCTTGGATATTGCTTATAATCTTTTAGATAACGGAAATGAAATAACGTACATCTTGGCAATGCTTACAAAATTTATAGCTACAGTAGCTCAATCAACAGAAATGATTTCCCAAAATGTAAATGATAATGAAGCATCAAAAAAGATAGGGGTCAGTTGGGCTTATTACGTTAATTGTAAAAAAGCCAAGTATTTTTTATCAGATAAACATTTGCTCAACGCATCAATGGCTTTATTAGAAGCTGATGCAATGGTTAAAACAATGTCTGTAGATGTGAAAACTATTATTTCAATGCTTATTTCTAATATGATAAAAGAATAA
- a CDS encoding RNA polymerase sigma factor: protein MTQNKQLESLTDEELIKEFQDNDTIEAYEILVKRYKDPLMNFVFRFVGDRDVCTDIVQDTMIKFYLNKDSYRSFAKFSTWIYTIAGNLAKNELKRRKRRTIFSLNNDEEDRTIQVEDKTFFAPDRVADSQIKGEIIQRALMKVKPVYREVVILRDIQGLSYEEIAEISGLSLGTVKSRINRGRTHLQKLLEKIYKE, encoded by the coding sequence TTGACACAAAATAAGCAACTTGAATCTTTAACTGATGAGGAATTAATTAAAGAGTTTCAGGATAACGATACTATTGAGGCATATGAGATTTTGGTTAAACGCTATAAAGACCCGCTGATGAATTTTGTCTTTAGGTTTGTTGGTGACCGAGATGTCTGCACAGATATTGTACAAGATACAATGATAAAGTTTTATCTAAATAAAGATTCATACCGTTCTTTTGCAAAATTTTCAACGTGGATTTATACTATAGCCGGCAACCTTGCTAAAAATGAGTTGAAAAGAAGAAAACGCAGAACAATATTTTCTCTTAATAACGATGAAGAAGATAGGACAATACAAGTCGAAGATAAAACTTTTTTTGCACCAGATAGGGTTGCCGATAGTCAAATTAAAGGAGAAATTATTCAAAGGGCTTTAATGAAAGTTAAACCTGTTTATAGAGAGGTAGTTATATTGAGAGATATTCAAGGTCTTTCTTATGAGGAAATAGCCGAAATTAGTGGGTTATCTTTAGGTACTGTTAAATCAAGAATTAATAGGGGGAGAACACATTTGCAAAAACTTTTGGAAAAAATATATAAAGAGTAA
- the rpmE gene encoding 50S ribosomal protein L31: protein MKKGIHPAYKTCEVTCVCGNHFVTRSTVSSIKLEICSECHPFFTGKQKIVDSTGRVERFNKRYGLKTQS, encoded by the coding sequence ATGAAAAAAGGTATTCATCCCGCATACAAAACATGTGAAGTAACGTGTGTTTGTGGTAACCATTTTGTAACAAGGTCAACTGTAAGCAGCATTAAACTTGAAATTTGCTCAGAGTGCCACCCCTTTTTTACAGGCAAACAAAAAATAGTAGACTCAACCGGTAGAGTTGAGAGATTTAATAAAAGATACGGATTAAAAACCCAATCTTAA
- the rsmB gene encoding 16S rRNA (cytosine(967)-C(5))-methyltransferase RsmB: MEAVTEQKSLNLYQGVRGIAIKLLNRVDRTDAYLDKLLEIEIKNSELCGSEKALLFEIVHGVVRWLGRIDWILNGFFKGQFSKCIPNVKNALRVALYQILFIDKINDIDAINDAVEFVRKLQGQKSAELTGIILRNISRNKESIRYPNPEEDIIAYFSAYYSHPSWLVKRWINRFGKEETEKLLVSNNNKPTMTLCVNTIKTNDEELKSLLQKVDLKYNEGKFSKNFFKLTNLTNITAWEYYAKGFFTIQDESNILPVLLLNPKPNQKILNLCSPSECKTVNIANMMNNEGEIVLLDKFESRMKIQKRNLERLGVSNVRMVIADVDNFTEYDFDSVIIDAPSTGFGTLAKKPDLKWKQDLIDVRKISSIQYRLLEKGANYLKKNGTLVYTVNSFEPEETHEIIERFLTKNKNFKLIDASNLLEKELVDSHGFIQTMPHLHSVDGIFAAKIIKEN; the protein is encoded by the coding sequence ATGGAAGCAGTAACCGAGCAAAAAAGCCTAAATCTATATCAAGGCGTAAGAGGAATTGCTATTAAACTCTTGAATAGGGTAGATAGAACAGATGCTTATCTTGACAAATTACTTGAAATAGAAATAAAAAATTCTGAATTGTGTGGCTCAGAAAAAGCACTGCTATTTGAAATTGTTCATGGTGTTGTTAGATGGTTGGGTAGAATAGATTGGATACTTAATGGTTTTTTTAAGGGGCAGTTTTCTAAATGCATACCAAACGTGAAAAATGCTTTACGAGTAGCTCTTTATCAAATTCTTTTTATCGATAAAATTAATGATATTGATGCAATTAACGATGCAGTTGAATTTGTAAGAAAGTTGCAAGGCCAAAAATCAGCTGAGTTAACCGGCATAATATTACGAAATATTTCCCGTAATAAAGAATCAATCCGTTATCCTAATCCAGAAGAAGATATTATTGCATATTTTAGTGCTTATTATTCTCACCCGTCTTGGCTTGTAAAAAGATGGATAAACAGATTTGGTAAGGAAGAAACAGAAAAACTTTTAGTTTCCAATAACAATAAACCAACTATGACGTTATGTGTTAATACTATTAAGACTAACGATGAAGAGCTTAAAAGTCTGTTACAAAAAGTTGATTTAAAGTATAATGAAGGTAAATTCTCTAAAAATTTTTTTAAGTTGACCAATCTTACTAACATCACCGCTTGGGAATATTACGCTAAAGGATTTTTTACAATTCAAGATGAAAGCAATATTTTACCTGTGCTTTTATTAAACCCTAAGCCGAATCAAAAGATATTAAATTTGTGTTCACCATCAGAATGTAAAACGGTAAACATAGCAAATATGATGAATAATGAAGGTGAAATTGTACTGTTAGATAAATTTGAAAGCAGAATGAAAATTCAAAAAAGAAATTTAGAAAGACTTGGCGTAAGCAATGTTAGAATGGTAATAGCAGACGTAGATAATTTTACAGAGTATGATTTCGATTCGGTTATTATTGATGCGCCCTCTACTGGATTTGGTACATTGGCAAAGAAACCTGACCTTAAATGGAAACAAGATTTAATTGATGTAAGAAAAATATCAAGTATTCAATATCGACTACTCGAAAAAGGTGCAAACTATTTAAAGAAAAATGGTACACTTGTTTATACGGTAAACTCATTTGAACCAGAAGAGACGCATGAAATTATTGAGAGATTTTTGACTAAGAACAAGAACTTTAAATTAATCGATGCTTCTAATCTCCTTGAAAAAGAGTTAGTAGATTCACATGGCTTTATTCAAACTATGCCGCATTTACACTCAGTGGATGGCATATTTGCTGCTAAGATTATAAAAGAAAATTGA